Genomic window (Culex pipiens pallens isolate TS chromosome 3, TS_CPP_V2, whole genome shotgun sequence):
AAGAATGGAACGTGGGAGATTGTGTACCATCCGACGCGCGTCGCTCCGCACAAGATCATGATCTTGTACAACCAGGTGCCGATCGCGAGCAAACCGATCGAGATCAACGTGCTGGCGCCGGCCATGAGCAAGGAGGTAGGATCACCGTCTTAACCCTTTATTGAACACTTTCTCACGAAACATGCCTTGCAGATCACCGTCAACGGGCTGGGGCTGTACCAGGCCCGCGTCGGCAAGACGACGTCGTTCGCCATCGACACCGTTGGTCATCCGGCACGCGAGTTTGACGTGGTCGTGTCCGGCCCGGGAGGTCAAGCGCTACCGGTGCGTTGCTACCAGACCAAGGGTGGCCATCTGCAGGCCGAGTTCACCGTGCAGAAGGTTGGGCAATGCTTGATTGGTAAGAACGATCGCGCCCTCAGAACGAGTTCAAGATCGACGGTTACTAACTTCGTTTCCTTTTCAGACGTGCTGCATCAATCGAAACCTTTGCCGGGAAGTCCGTACACGTGCGAGTCGTACGATCCTTCCAAGATTCACCTGCAGAATGTGCCCAAGATGAACTTGTGCACCAACTCGCCCATCACCTGGCACGGTAGGGCATCAACCACTTCTATACTGTAACTCTTACTTATCCCCGTCAACTTCCACAGTGGAATCGGAAGCGGCCGGCGTAGCGGAAATCGAGGTGACGGTGCTCTCGCCAACCGGCCAGAACGTCCCCGTCAAGCTGACCCAGCAGGAGGACTACGTGCACCAGATTGAGTTCTTGCCGCTGGCTGCCGGCCACTACAAGGCAACGGTGGTGTACGGAGGGGAAAGCGTGCCCGGATCGCCGATTACGTTCGCCGTGCAGGCCATTGGCAGCAAGACCGACAGCCACGCGTCCGGCAATGGGCTGGAGGTGGCGCACCGTGGCAAAGAGACTTCGTTCGTGGTGTTCTGCCCGTCGACGCCGAACGTGCAGATCGAGCGGTGCGACGAGCAGGCGGAGAGGATCGAGCCGAAGATCAAGAACTTGGGCAATAACGAGTGGAAGATCTTCTACACCATTTTGACGGTAGGGGATTACGAGATTAGGGCCAGTTGTACGAATCGTGGGCCACTGCCGGGATCGCCGTGGACGATCGCGTGTTTGGATCCGTCGAAGGTGGCTCCGATCGGAGGTTGGGGAAGTCTGCTGGATAGCAATGGTAAGCTGCTGCTACCGACGAAGATCGCGTTCGATACAAGCATGGCTGGACCGGGAGAGTTGACTTGTTACGTGGACAACAACGAGATTAGCGTTGAGAAGCAAGGAAACGGAAGAAGTCTGATGTTTTTGACGGACGACGGGCTGGCCAAGGGAGAGCACAGCTTTGACTTGACGTGGTCGGGACTTCCGATCTCGCAGAGTCCTGGCTACGTATTCGTCACAGGCAATTCATCCGCCGCCGACAAGGTGGTCCTCACAGGTCGAGGGCTGACCTCCGCTCAAGTTGGTGAAGTTTCCCACTTCACGATCGACGCTACCGAAGCGTTATCGGGCAAACCCGAAGTTCAGATGACGTTCGACGACGGTGAAGCCCTTTCGGTGACCCTCCTCCAGCCCCGCCCCAACGAACTGATCTGGCTGGCGTCGTACAACCCGCACAAATCCACCGGCGGTCCGCTCAACCTAACCGTCGAATGGAACGGCCGCATGATCAAGGGCTGTCCGCTCACAATCTCCGTTGGACCCGCCGTTGACGCTGCCAAGGTACTCTGCTCGGGCGAGGGTCTCCGCAACGGCGTCGTCGGTCGCGACATCAAGTCCTGGATCGACACGCGACGGGCCGGTCCCGGCGAACTTACCGCACACTGCTCAGGCCCGCGTAAGGTCGCGTACTGCGAGCTGTACGACCACGGCGATGCCACGTTCACGCTGAACGTGAAACCGCAGGAACCGGGCCGCCACACGCTCACGATCAAGTACGGTGGCCAACACGTGCCCGGATCGCCGTTTACGCTGCGAGTTGCCGGAGCTCCCGACGCCAGCAAGGTGCGCGTGTACGGACCCGGAATCGAGCATGGCGTGCTCGCCACCTTCCAGTCGAGGTTCATCGTGGACACGCGTGGAGCCGGGGCGGGTCAGCTGACGGTTCGCGTGCGAGGTCCGAAGGGAGCGTTCCGCGTCGAGATGCAGCGGGAAAGCCAGAAGGATCGAACCATTTTGTGCAAGGTAAGGTTGACCCTTAATTTAATCGAAATTTGCTCAACCTCTTTCTCTCTTTTCAGTACGATCCCACCGAGCCCGGAGACTACCGGGTCGAGGTCAAGTGGGCCGGCGAACTGGTGCCCGGATCGCCCTTCCCGGTGCTTATCTTCGACACCCAGGAGGAGCTCAAGCGATTCTTGCACGTCAATTAACCGTAtcgtaacatttttaaagtatttttgtgcAGTTTATATTTTTACGCGTAAGATGTTGACTAATTTATTAGACAAGAGTTatgaaatattacaaaaaaaagcaaaacagaaGAAAAGACGTTTACTATTTACATCGATTACATTTATTGgataatttaaagattttttttgctgtaataAAAATGACCAATtagaataaaatttcactcgTGTCCCTCGTAGAACCGTGAAAGAAAATCCTTCGGCTTCGCCTCAACCCCATCCTTCCAGTAGCGCATCAGATGGCTCTTGTCCTTCCACCGGTTGACCGTCTCGCGCAGCTCCATCTGGCCCTTGATCAGCAGCATGTCAATCACCCGCAAATCGGTCACCTTCCGGTGGCGTAGGAACTCCTCGCGGATTTTCGCCCGGCACTGTTCGCTCGACTTGGGGATGTCGTACCCGTGGATGATGGCCGGCACCTCGCGGTACCACGTTTTGTACAGACTCAGCACTTTGCGCCGCGCCTCGTGGTGGTCCATCGATAGGAGGGGGCGCACCCGATGCAGCGCAGATTCGGCGGCGATTCTTCCGGGGGACATTTTCGGTTTATTTCGTTTTGTCAACGACTAGAAAAGAtaagaagcaaggcctactgcTTGTTTTCTAATTAAAGTGAACCCCTTTACGCTTGGGAAATAAAGTCGACCAACATCTTTGTTTTCATAGCattattttccgaaaaatccCCAAATCAATCATctcatacaaaaaaaagcatCGATACTTGTCCTCGAGAGTACTACACTACACTTTCTGGTTATTCCCAAAAGCTCCCAAAAACGCACCCCACAAGAACGATGAGCGTGCAGGAAATGAACGGGCAATAAATCTGTCTAAGCACACCTAATCCGGACCGGATTTCGATTTGCCATTTCAGGTTTGGCCCAGCCGGCACCTCTCCCCCAGAACTCATCTGTCCCATCCGTCCTGACCCCGATTCTTGCCGACCTCCGGCACTCCGGCTGTCAATAAATTATACTTTGCTTGTTATAACACATCCCTTCCCCTTTACCGTTTTTTCAGAAGCTCCCCTGGATcgagaagtttgatacgtcgcatgactggttaacactgtttcctaatgcggttccggatgtggccaccgaagatcggtggaaccggttccgatgggtcctatggtatttaatattattctaggattgttttgcatgactattcatggtagaagaaagcttatcagtacacaattggataaatctgacactttttccaaaaatccggatcttccggtggcctgtactccggccaccggtccgtgcagtgcgatttttcaccggattattgttcctggtgcaaaaacgaagcttttggtgtatagcaatcgatggtttgcgcgaaatcatgttgctgtaattttttgggcccttttttcccactgtgcattgtcgGGTGCTCTCGTTTCTGATTTTTGggttatttaaatgaaaataataaaattttgatcaataCTTTTTTATTATCCTATTTTTACAACAAATAATCCACAATCTTGGCCATACTGGAAGAAAAAGTTCTTGAAGGAGTTGGTAATCCGAGGTGCCAAAAACTTTTTGGATGTTGGATGATGGAAGTTTGATGAGTTGCTTGGAAATTCAGATTCCTGAAACAAGGATTCGAGTCAGCAATAGATGAGAACCAAAAAGCTATTCTGAATTTACCTCTTGCATTTTACCGTTTTCCTGGTTCAGAAAGTCCCTGAATTTGAAACCGCTGGCTTTGTAAATGAGCATCGAGCCTATCGCTCAACAGCACGCCTTCCGGATTGACACATCGGAATCTGCTTAAACAAtgctttttgttttaattatatcTAATTTTAACTTATTAACCTTTTCGTGGtggactttgaaaaaaatttaactgtCATCCAATTGCGTAGCCTACTAGTACCAACACGAACTGCAGATGTCACCTTTGACATTCGATGAAATGCACGACAAACGCTCGAAAATGGCAGGACACAATCGACATCGAGGGATAACGCTTCGAATCGCACGACCGCCGGACTTCAGTCTAACAGGGGAATTACTCTTTTTTATATCTTCAAATCTAAGGCAAAGAAGGGTCGATGaaatttacattaatttttttataatttgtcttcaaacttcatggaaaactgaaaaaaaaaaatccaaaaccaaaaccaaaaccaaaaccaaaaccaaaaccaaatccaaaaccaaaaccaaaaccaaaaccaaaaccaaaaccaaaaccaaatccaaaaccaaaaggggtcgtgcataaaccacgtggcctttttttggagaatttttgaccccccctcccccctcatggtttttcgtggtttcacgccaacccccccccccccctatatggccacgtggcttttttttcccaggtgaaaaatctttaaaaaaaacaaaataagtatagatttcaaaaatgtttatccacaaatgatgtaccgtcagtggtggtgacttttggtcaaaaaacgatattactgttgttattttaacacaataaaaacatttcaaattatatcgaaataaataatgttggggaatgctcctgaatttaccaacattttcccagaatatggctagtataatcacaccgttcataaatgccaatcgttttaaaattaactcaaactcaccctttagagggggtgacattgggtcaaaaagaaaacattttaatttgtgtaggtgctgtaacaccattaaaaccaatttaatcatatataaaaaaaaaaacagaaattcacttaaaagtgtgaaaaattatgatatcacaaacttaaggtaaataataacagtataacaatttattgaaatggtacagaaagtaaaaaatactctcaacaaaacaagcaacttagtaaaacatatgtattcaaaattatggaattgcagtgcaattaattgcatccagaataaatatgctttaagaattaaagctattttgatatataaacagcattcatgatttaatttaaatgcgcttttaaatattttcttaaaatcgaaattaattaaatagaaaagttttgtttcaggaaaaaatattttcattttattttaaggaaaatacctagttatgaaagctcctagttaatatttattttattccaaacattcataaaaatccaaactaaagcaacttttctttttaattaagcatgattgattccaatgattcagtgtgtccaaaaaagtcgagctgtttaatttttttctccatacaagaatcagagacagggacaaacattcaatattacgaccttttgaaatgttagtcttaatttttttttgaaaatattgatttcgaaaagatcggaaaatttcacgaaagttttatttataaacattgaaaatcgcaccattagttgctgagatatcgacataagaaaattatgggttgtttgggtagtaaacatccatttttctgttttgcatggcaatatctcagcaacaaagcaacaaagaattttctcagcatttcaaaaatattttttttcaaaattgggcaaacatgggcactaaattttttaaattaataactgcaactatttaaaaaaaaagttacctaaaaatagctataacttgaaaacggtgcactttatgaaaatttcactaatgtacttttagattgcaaattcgattttcatcgaaaaataaaattgaaattaagttgcggtcaatatttcgatttttctttaatcagtattgattcaaaaattcataactcaaacaacgattttttgcccgttctggaaatttctgaaaagttggcaaaataaaaaaaaaataaaaattatgtttttttgcaaatcatgttttagtgacaaaaaatgaaattataaatcagcaaagtaaattaccgtttatcatttttttcagtgatgtccttatccatacctacaactttgccgaagacaccaaatcgaccaaaaatttcttcaaaagatacagattttttaattttcattgctgccaaatttgtatggaaaactatatggacaaactaatgatgcaaaatggcttgggcaccaaaaaaggtttcagacggattaaaaaaatcaaaaattaaaatttaagaataaagaccgattttgtatagaattgctcgaaaatcgatctttggaaaagttgtagacaacgcgttaaaaatcattattttagtCATGgcatccaaattgtttaagtcttactcttactttaaattgattttgctatcgactacgtgttttgataaatttaaaaaagattgagctaaaatttggatttttttttaatttttttttcagttgtttaaataggcaattatctacgatttaagatttttgatccaacttttggttgctgagatattacctcaaaataaatacaaaaaaaaaataagttaatttttcaatcttttcaatatctttgaaattattcacactgggacgcccaacgcatgtccaatatacacggatgccaaagcctccctaaaacgttggaacggtaacttcaactcacaggtTTTCGGGCTAGTCTCCAGCGGAATTTcgggcaattttttttactagagcaaaaaaagttggaacgacaaagtttaaggatcatctaaacatccttataattcactcaaaaaaaaaatgtcccggttggttgagttatgcccgagaaccagcgagttgaaaataccgttccatcttttttaaggagttttatttatgttgatctttaacggcattgtattgaaatttatttcacaaattgatatcggcatttaaaaattaagtgactctttaaaacttaaattattttaatgtgtctatatatttgagtggttttatctctaatatgaagttgagggtatagtatattttctcagcttaaagaaaaactaatattttctggaaagggcacctttggcccctatttttttaatctttaaattaattgagaaacaaaaacaatgtttgcttgaagctcgttttttttctctaaaaatctaaaatgtttgcccatgtttctctttggctcaagagatggtccctattaacataaaaaaaaactaaaaaaaaatacctacaactttgacgatggatagtaaacgtgtattttatgaaatgttatgtaatataacaatccgaattgtgtaataaggaatatattttagaccaaaatattcatcaaattttttggtgaatcttaaagtatgtatcgtttgttttttcgttactggtttttttaaatgttagacgtttcacttgcaaatgaggtagtgaaactgaaattttgcgcgataatcctgaaattggggtttttagtttctttgtacttaaaaaaatattgcatgagagaggagatacaagatatcttgagtttgttttaagtgccaaaaggaaatctttcgattaagattcttcgatcacttataggaccagctacggtaattagctaagatctgagattttgaaaattattattttttttttcgcagagaatcatttttagacacttcatttataatacatatttagttttttgccttgttacgaaaatcttataaaattgtcagcaatatttattttttaagttgttccaaaatagaactatcgaagactacatctactttcaatgcaaatttgcaagcacatttttagctacttgataccatcaacaaaaaaaatgaaattgtgtttgcattttggtacgcattttttagggtatattaactttggatactgtcactttattttttaacagcttttaaacttttgcaagacgtagttacatgagtattaaaaagtgtacattcaataacaggctcaaagtattgataagaatctgccgaaatatataattcaatattgaattggaaaatattatgacattgaaatataagtaataattttaaaaacaataattgtatggttttgaagtgtaacaaaaaatgtatgcatataagtaaattcaaagcgctttttttttgttttttttttttagaaaagattttttttaaaggccacgtggtcagccgtcgaaccccctccctcccccccatggcttttcatggtttttttcggtcggatttcggaccccctccccccccctaaggagaccacgtggtttatgcacgaccccaaaccaaaaccaaaaccaaaaccaaaaccaaaaccaaaaccaaaaccaaaaccaaaaccaaaaccaaaaccaaaaccaaaaccaaaaccaaaaccaaaaccaaaaccaaaaccaaaaccaaaaccaaaaccaaaaccaaaacaaaaaccaaaaccaaaaccaaaaccaaaaccaaaaccaaaaccaaaaccaaaaccaaaaccaaaaccaaaaccaaaaccaaaaccaaaaccaaaaccaaaaccaaaaccaaaccaaaaccaaaaccaaaaccaaaaccaaaaccaaaaccaaaaccaaaaccaaaaccaaaaccaaaaccaaaaccaaaaccaaaaccaaaaccaaaaccaaaaccaaaaccaaaaccaaaaccaaaccaaaaccaaaaccaaaaccaaaaccaaaaccaaaaccaaaaccaaaaccaaaaccaaaaccaaaaccaaaaccaaaaccaaaaccaaaaccaaaaccaaaaccaaaaccaaaaccaaaaccaaaaccaaaaccaaaaccaaaaccaaaaccaaaaccaaaaccaaaaccaaaaccaaaaccaaaaccaaaaccaaaaccaaaaccaaaaccaaaaccaaaacaaaaaccaaaaccaaaaccaaaaccaaaaccaaaaccaaaaccaaaccaaaaccaaaaccaaaaccaaaaccaaaaccaaaaccaaaaccaaaaccaaaaccaaaaccaaaaccaaaaccaaaaccaaaaccaaaaccaaaaccaaaaccaaaaccaaaaccaaaaccaaaaccaaaaccaaaaccaaaaccaaaaccaaaaccaaaaccaaaccaaaaccaaaaccaaaaccaaaaccaaaaccaaaaccaaaaccaaaaccaaaaccaaaaccaaaaccaaaaccaaaaccaaaaccaaaaccaaaaccaaaaccaaaaccaaaaccaaaaccaaaaccaaaaccaaaaccaacaccaaaaccaaaaccaaaaccaaaaccaaaaccaaaaccaaaaccaaaaccaaaaccaaaaccaaaaccaaaaccaaaaccaaaaccaaaaccaaaaccaaaaccaaaaccaaaaccaaaaccaaaaccaaaaccaaaaacccaaaatagttatattaaaccaggaaaaaaaaatcaaaattagggaaaataaacccattttaagcctaataagcggtcttgtttgaatgatgctggataatctggagtgttccttgaaattcagtaaaaccaagtacaccaacgagtagaacaactttttgtgaacatttctgtttattttcacttttattaaaagttttacaagcattttaaaaaaatatttcaaaaacgcattctaatcagtcgtgtgcattgggccacgcccatttttctattttcagcttagttctttttttcttccaacgctcgtttgggtctgcttagtgctgccaaaattaatgaaattttgagcgaacactcacggaaagtagcatttatagagaaagtttcctggcaacaccacaagcgctgctggtggtgttggtggccaccagagtctcggcccgaaacttcaaacacgaacaaaagcagcgaaccgaagattggcaatgacgttttggaattttgacagtttggaacgcatgaattaccccattatcggtttcccgcatgggtgatgtggaaattgttgcacatggttgaagttgggaattttgcaacttattttaatttatgctaaatttcaaaatttaaacatgaatCTACAGCGAATCGTTGTAGAACTAAAGATACACTAAAGGTACGATGATTTGATGTGCAATCTTTATCAGAATCGCGATAAAAGaggattaaattgaaaaataataataaaataaattctggtctagaatttaacgaaattgtgtctgttttgtaagacttaatgttattgcacaatggttatagaattttttacaaaaaaaaagtaattttttcggttcgtccacaaacaatcttatgtttgtaaacaaacgacgccatattgccaatgttgttcggtagctcatatcaggccatcgccggggccctggtggccaccctttgttctttatttgccttcgcttctcgctcggttttcttcagccttcgtttggaatgggtggtcaaaattgaaacgtcaaaagacatagcgcgtttgtttttttatggtgcttgctaattattcacatttttcgggattatttttcaagtgagtgactaag
Coding sequences:
- the LOC120420156 gene encoding NADH dehydrogenase [ubiquinone] 1 alpha subcomplex subunit 6-like, with product MSPGRIAAESALHRVRPLLSMDHHEARRKVLSLYKTWYREVPAIIHGYDIPKSSEQCRAKIREEFLRHRKVTDLRVIDMLLIKGQMELRETVNRWKDKSHLMRYWKDGVEAKPKDFLSRFYEGHE